A genomic window from Populus nigra chromosome 7, ddPopNigr1.1, whole genome shotgun sequence includes:
- the LOC133699214 gene encoding gibberellin 2-beta-dioxygenase-like, with translation MVVLSQLALEPFSVIKTCKPIGLFSEIPVIDLTDPHAKTLIIKACEEFGFFKLVNHGVPMEVMTKLEALATNFFNLPQPEKDKAGPPNPFGYGNKKIGPNGDVGWVEYLLLNTNPQISSQKTSIFQENPQIFRSAVEDYILAVKRMAFEVLELMADGLEIESRNVFSRLLRDDKSDSCFRLNHYPPCSELQALSGGNLIGFGEHTDPQIISVLRSNNTSGLQICLKEGTWVSVPPDQTSFFINVGDALQVMTNGRFRSVKHRVLADPLKPRISMIFFGGPPLSEKIAPLPSLMAEREGSLYKEFTWFEYKRSAYKSRLADYRLGLFEKTAGQ, from the exons ATGGTAGTACTTTCCCAACTAGCTCTAGAACCTTTCTCAGTTATCAAAACATGCAAGCCTATAGGCTTGTTTTCCGAGATACCCGTTATAGACTTGACAGACCCTCATGCCAAGACTCTCATAATCAAGGCATGTGAAgagtttggattcttcaagctgGTAAATCATGGAGTTCCAATGGAAGTCATGACCAAATTGGAAGCTCTTGCTACCAACTTCTTTAACCTCCCCCAGCCTGAGAAAGACAAGGCTGGACCTCCTAACCCTTTTGGCTACGGAAACAAGAAAATTGGCCCTAATGGTGATGTTGGTTGGGTTGAATATCTCCTCCTTAACACCAACCCTCAAATCTCCTCCCAAAAAACGTCCATTTTTCAGGAAAACCCACAGATTTTCCG CTCTGCTGTTGAAGATTACATACTGGCAGTGAAGAGAATGGCTTTTGAAGTATTGGAATTGATGGCTGATGGGCTGGAGATTGAGTCAAGGAATGTGTTCAGTAGGCTGTTGAGGGATGATAAGAGTGATTCATGTTTCAGGCTAAACCACTACCCACCATGCTCAGAGCTGCAAGCATTGAGTGGTGGAAATTTGATTGGGTTTGGCGAGCACACAGACCCACAGATAATATCTGTTCTAAGATCTAACAACACAAGTGGCCTGCAAATTTGTCTGAAAGAGGGAACTTGGGTTTCAGTCCCCCCTGATCAGACCTCTTTTTTCATCAATGTTGGTGATGCCTTGCAG GTGATGACAAATGGAAGGTTTAGGAGTGTCAAGCACAGGGTTTTGGCTGATCCCCTGAAACCAAGGATTTCCATGATTTTCTTCGGTGGTCCACCTTTAAGTGAAAAGATAGCACCTTTACCCTCCTTAATGGCAGAAAGAGAAGGAAGCTTATACAAGGAGTTCACATGGTTTGAATACAAAAGGTCCGCATACAAGTCAAGGCTAGCTGATTACAGACTTGGGCTATTTGAGAAAACTGCAGGCCAATGA
- the LOC133699492 gene encoding uncharacterized protein LOC133699492, protein MADEPSITRWSFQDFKTFYDGKFGRKKAAAAAAAAAEAEAASDSQQNGQTTVVASNGNGHVNNSSDMAIYEQYRNQYRNSTTHSNGVLSNGVNERPKKSLLPAFDSAETRALAENLCRDIIRGSPDVKWESIKGLENAKRLLKEAVVMPIKYPKYFTGLLSPWKGILLFGPPGTGKTMLAKAVATECKTTFFNISASSVVSKWRGDSEKLIKVLFELARHHAPSTIFLDEIDAIISQRGEARSEHEASRRLKTELLIQMDGLTRTNELVFVLAATNLPWELDAAMLRRLEKRILVPLPEPEARAAMFEELLPSQPDEEKLPYDLLVERTEGFSGSDIRLLCKEAAMQPLRRIMTLLEDTEEVVPEDELPKVGPIRPEDIETALKNTRPSAHLHAHRYDKFNADYGSQILQ, encoded by the exons ATGGCCGATGAACCTTCTATCACTCGCTGGTCTTTTCAG gattttaaaacattttatgatGGTAAGTTTGGGAGAAAAAAGGCAGCAGCGgcagcggcagcagcagcagaagcagaagcagcaTCGGATTCGCAGCAAAACGGTCAAACAACAGTAGTAGCATCGAATGGAAATGGTCATGTCAATAATTCTTCAGATATGGCCATTTATGAGCAGTACAGAAACCAA TATCGGAACTCAACAACACATTCGAACGGAGTTTTGTCTAATGGAGTTAATGAAAGACC GAAGAAGTCTTTGCTTCCTGCTTTTGATTCTGCTGAAACACGTGCATTGGCCGAGAATTTATGCAG GGACATCATTCGCGGGAGTCCAGATGTTAAGTGGGAAAGCATTAAGGGGCTGGAGAATGCAAAACGTTTACTGAAAGAAGCAGTAGTAATGCCGATAAAATATCCCAA ATACTTCACTGGTCTTCTGTCGCCATGGAAAGGCATTCTTCTTTTTGGCCCTCCAGGGACAGGAAAG ACAATGCTTGCGAAGGCGGTTGCTACAGAGTGCAAAACCACATTTTTCAATATTTCAGCATCTTCAGTGGTTAGCAAGTGGCGGG GTGATTCAGAGAAGTTAATAAAGGTGTTATTTGAGCTTGCTAGGCACCATGCACCATCAACTATATTTCTTGATGAAATTGATGCTATTATCAGTCAACGTGGTGAAGCTCGCAGTGAGCATGAAGCAAGTAGGCGTTTGAAGACCGAACTGCTCATACAG ATGGATGGTTTGACTCGCACAAACgagcttgtttttgttttggcaGCGACTAATCTCCCTTGGGAGTTGGATGCAGCTATGCTCCGGCGTCTTGAGAAGCGA ATTCTTGTACCCCTTCCAGAACCAGAAGCTAGAGCAGCCATGTTTGAAGAACTCCTGCCATCACAGCCTGATGAGGAGAAGCTTCCTTATGATTTGTTGGTGGAAAGAACAGAAGGTTTTTCTGGTTCAGATATTCGGCTATTATGCAAAGAGGCTGCCATGCAACCATTGAGACGCATAATGACTCTCCTTGAAGACACAGAGGAAGTAGTGCCTGAGGATG AGTTGCCGAAAGTTGGGCCAATCAGACCTGAGGATATAGAGACGGCTTTGAAGAACACAAGGCCATCTGCTCATCTCCACGCCCATCGCTATGACAAATTCAATGCTGATTACGGCAGTCAGATACTCCAATGA